The region CGGCACGATGATGGCGGCGTACGAGATCGCGCTGGACTACGCCAGGGAACGCGAGCAGTTCGGCCGCCCGATCGCCGGGTTCCAGCTGGTCCAGGACCTGCTCGTGCGCATGCTGGGCAACGTGACGGCCTCGCTGGGCATGGCCGTGCGCCTGGCCGAGATGCAGGACGCCGGCACCGCGAAGGACGAGCACGCCGCGCTGGCCAAGGAGTTCACCACCACCAGGATGCGCGAGACGGTGTCCCTGGCCCGGGAGGTCGTCGGCGGCAACGGGGTGGTGCTGGACTACGGCGTCGCCAAGTACTTCGCCGACGCCGAGGCGCTGTATTCCTTCGAGGGCACCAGGCAGATCAACACCCTGGTCGTCGGGCGGTCGATCACGGGGCTGTCGGCGTTCGTCTGATGCGGCTGTGCCACCTGTGCGCCGAAACCGCGCACAGGCGCGTCAGCGCAAACTCGCCCGCCAGGCCTCGTGCAGGTCCGCGTACTCGCCCGCGCTCGCCAGCAGCTCGGCGGGGGAGCCGTCCTGGACCACCCGGCCCTCCGCCATGACCAGCACCCGGTCCGCGATCCGCACGGTCGAGAGGCGGTGGGCGATGATCAGCGCGGTGCGGCCCGCGAGGACCGTCTCCAGCGCGTCCTGCACGGCCCGCTCCGACGGGATGTCCAGGCTCGACGTCGCCTCGTCCAGCAGGACGACGGCCGGGTCCGCCAGCACGATCCGGGCCAGCGACACCAGCTGGCGCTGGCCCGCGGAGAGCCGCCCGCCGCGCTTGCGGACGTCCGTGTCCAGCCCCTCGGGCAGCTGCTCGACGAACGGCCCCGCCCCGACGGCGTCGACCGCGGCCTCGATCTCCGCCCGGGTCGCGGCCGGCCGGCCCATCGCGACGTTGTCCGCTACCGAGCCGGAGAACAGGAACGACTCCTGCGTGATCATCACCAGCGCCCTGCGGAGGTCCGTGTCCGCGAGGTCCCGCAGGTCCACGCCGTCGAGCCGGATCGTGCCGAGCGTCGGGTCGTAGAACCGGGCCGCGAGCTTGGCCAGCGTGGACTTGCCGGCGCCCGTCGCCCCGACCAGCGCGACCGTCTGCCCGGGCGGGACCCGCAGGGTGAACTCCGGCAGCACCGTCCGGTCCGCCGCTCGGGCGTAGGCGAAGCCGACCCCGTCGAAGACGAGCTCGCCGCGGACCGGCGACGGCAGGGCCGTCGGGTCCTCGGGCTCCGGCACCCCGACCGGCGTCTCCAGCAGCGACGCCAGCTTCTCCAGCGCCGCGGCCGCGGACTGGTAGGCGTTGAGGAACTGCGCCAGGTCGTCGAGGGGATCGTAGAAGCGGCGCAGGTACAGCAGGAACGCCGTGAGCGCGCCCAGCTCCAGCGCCCCGCCGGACACCCGGAACGCCCCGATCAGGAGGACGAGCGCGAGCGTCACGTTGCCGACCGCCCGAACCGCCGCCACGAACCACGCGACCGTGAGCAGCGCCTGCGCGTTCGCGTCCCGGTACTGCGCGTTCAGCCCGTCCATGATCGACGAGTTGCGGGCCTCGCGGCGGTACGCCTGGACCGCGCGGATGCCGTTCATGGACTCGACGAAGTGCACGATCACCCGCGCCACCCAGGTGCGGGTGCGCCGGTAGCCGGCCCGCGAGCTGCGCTGGAACCAGCGCGTGAGCAGCACCATCGGGACGAACCCGGCCAGCACGACGCACGCGAGCACCGGGTCGATCACCAGCAGCAGCACGGTGATCCCGACGAGCGAGAGCAGCGCGCCGAGCAGCTTGTCCAGGCCCTGGGCGAGGAGGTCGTCGATCGAGTCGACGTCGCTGGTCAACCGGGAGATCAGCCGGCCGGACGTGTAGGACTCGTGGAAGTCCAGCGAGAGCCGCTGCGCATGCCGGAAGACCCGGTTCCGCAGGTCCAGCAGCAGGTCCTGGCCCACCCGGCCGGACAGCCGCAGGAACACCGCGCGCAGCCCCGCCCCGGCGACCCCGCATCCGGCGTACCCGGCGATCGCCCAGGCCAGCGGGCCGGGGCGGCCGTCGAGCGCGGCCGGCACCCCGGTGTCGATGGCGAGCGCGACGAGCAGCGGCCCGGTGAGCATCACCGCGTTCTCGACGACCAACAGCGCCATCGCGAGCGCGGCGGGCGCCCGGTGCGGGCGCAGCAGCGACCAGAACAGGGTACGAGCACCGCGGGCCAGCGTGAGGCCCGCGGCGTACGTGACCTCGTCGGGCTCGTCGCCCACGCCGCGCCAGGAGAGATCGACGCTCATCGCCGGGCCACCTCCTCCTCGGGGTTGCTCAGCAGGTCCCGGTACTCCGCGTTCCCCGCCAGGAGCTCGCGGTGCGTCCCCACCGCGGCGATCCGGCCGCCGGAGAGCAGCGCCACCCGGTCCGCCAGCTGCACCGTCGACGGCCGGTGCGCCACGACCAGCGCGGTCACCCCGCCCAGCAGCCGGCGCAGCGCCGCCTCCACCTGGGCCTCGGTGTGGACGTCCAGGGCGGACAGCGGGTCGTCGAGCACCAGGACGGGCGGCCGCCCGATCACCGCGCGGGCGAGCGCGAGCCGCTGCCGCTGCCCGCCGGAGAGCGAGAGACCCTGCTCACCGATCCGGGTGTCCAGGCCCCAGGGCAGGGCCGCGACGAACCCGTCCGCGCCCGCGACGCGCAGCGCCTCCCACACGTCCTCCGGCGACGCGCCCGGTGTACCGAGCGCCACGTTCTCCCGGACGCTCGCCGAGATCAGCACCGGGTCCTCGAACGCCGTGGCGACGAGGGAGCGAAGGTCCGCGAGCCGCAGCCGCCGGACGTCGACGCCGTCGAGCAGCACCGCGCCGCCCGTCACGTCCTCGAGCCGCCCGACCAGCGACGTCAGCACCGTCTTGCCCGACCCCGTCGCCCCGACCAGAGCCATCGTCTCGCCCGGACGGACAACCAGGGAGAGCCCGCGCAGGACGTCCCGCTCGGCGCCCTCGTGGCGGTACCGCACGTCCCGGAACTCGATCTCACCCCGCACCGGGTGGGCCGGCGGCACCGGCTCGGCGGGATCGGTGATCGCCGGCTCGACGTCCATGACCTCGTAGTACCGCCGGGTCGCGGCGGCCGCGTCGCCCGCCTCGGTGAGCAGCCAGCCGAGCGAGGCGATCGGCCAGTACAGGTACATCATCACGGTGACGGCCGCGACGAGCGTGCCGAGCGTCAGCGAGCCCTGCGCCACGCCGAGCGCGCCGAGGCCGAGGATCAGCGCGATCGCCGCCTCGGGCAGCAGGATCAGCACGCACCACAGCGCGGCCTGCAGCCGGACCTTCCGCAGCTCGGTGCCGCGGAGCCCGCGGGCGTCCGCCGTGAACCGCTTCGCCATCTCCCGGCCGCGGCCGAGCGACTTCAGCACCCGGATCCCGAGGGCGGACTCCTCGACGACCGTCGCGAGGTCCCCGGCCTGGTCCTGCGCCGAGCGCGCGGCCAGGGAGTAGTGACGCTCGAAGTACCTCGTGAGCAGTACGAGCGGGATCGCGATGACCGCGATCGCGGTGCCCAGCAGCGGGGACAGGACCGTCAGCACCCCGACACCGACCACCGCCGTCACCGCGTTGACCACCAGGAAGATCCCGGAGAACGCGAGGAAGCGGCGCAGCGTCGACAGGTCCTGGACCGCGCGGGACAGCAGCTGCCCGGACGGCCAGCGGTCGTGGAACGCCACCGGCAGGTCCTGCAGGTGGGCGTAGAGGTCGGCGCGCATCGTCGCCTCGATCAGGGTGGTCGGGCGGACGACCAGCCGGCGCCGCCACAACAGCAGCAGCGCCTCGAGGAGGCCGAACGCGAGCACCCCGAGCACGAGCCAGGGCAGCGAGCCGAGCTCACCGCGGGCGATCGGGCCGTCGACGATCCGGCGGGTGACCAGCGGGATGGCGAGGGCGGCCAGGCTGCTCGCGAGCGCGGCCACCCCGGACCCGAGCAGGGCCCGGCGGTGCGGGCGGACAGGGGAGGCCAGGCGACGCAGTTCGGCCAGGGAGGTCGACCGCGCCGCCGCCGGAAGGGAGGACGTCATGGTTGCTTCCAGAGTACGAACGGGATCGACCGATCGCACCTGGTTTGCCGCAGGCGGAGCGGGCCCGGGGCGACGAGTGATCAACGTGTCCTCGCGGCAGCGGCGCCGGGGGTGTAGCACTGTGGGCAGCAGACGTGCGCCCGACCGCGGCGCTCGACCGGGAGAGGACCCTCAGGTGACCCTGAAGATCGGCTACAAGGCCTCGGCGGAGCAGTTCGGGCCCCGGGACCTGGTGGAGTACGCGGTGCGGGCGGAGGAGGTGGGCCTGGACAGCGTGTGGGTGTCGGACCACTTCCTGCCGTGGCGGCACAACGGCGGGCACGCCCCGTCGGCGTTGACCTGGATGGCCGCGGTGGGGGAGCGCACCAGCCGGGTGCAGATCGGGACGAGCGTGACGACGCCGACGTTCCGGTACAACCCGGCGGTGATGGCGCAGACGTTCGCCACGATGGCGCTGCTCTACGACAACCGGATCATCCTGGGCGCCGGGACCGGGGAGGCGCTCAACGAGATCGCCGTGTCGGGGATGGAGTGGCCGGACTTCAAGGAGCGCTTCGCCCGGCTCCGCGAGGCCGTGACGCTGATGCGCACGCTGTGGACCGAGACCAACGTCGACTTCGACGGCGAGTACTACAAGCTGGTCAACGCGAGCATCTACGACCGTCCGGACACCCCGGTCCCGGTCTACATCGCCGCCGGTGGTCCGGTCGTGGCCCGGTACGCGGGGCGGTCGGCGGAAGGCTTCATCTGCACCTCGGGCAAGGGCATGGAGCTCTACACCGAGAAGCTGCTGCCGGCGGTCGCGGAGGGCGCGGCGAAGGCGGAGCGGGACCCGGCCGAGATCGACAAGATGATCGAGGTCAAGTTCTCCTACGATCGGGACCCGGAGGCCGCGCTGGAGAACACGCGGTTCTGGGCGCCGCTGTCGCTGACCGCGGAGCAGAAGCACACCGTGGACTCGGCGGAGGAGATGGAGCGCCTGGCCGACGAGCTGCCGATCGAGCAGGTCGCGAAGCGCTGGATCGTGGCGTCGGACCCCGACGAGGCGGTCGCGCAGATCAAGCCCTACCTCGACGCCGGGCTCAACCACCTGGTCTTCCACGGCCCGGGCCACGACCAGGAACGCTTCCTCGCCCAGTTCACCTCCGACGTCATGCCGAGGCTCCGCGCACTCGACAGCTGAGCCGGGTCTCCGGGGGAGACGACGGTCACGCCGGTGCCTCGTTCCGAGCGGTCAGATCTGACTGTTAACGTCCGGTCACCGAGGAACGGGGCGCCGGTGTCCCGGGGGTGAGGAGCGGTGCGATGACGGCGTCACTTCGAGGACGGACGATCCTCATGTCCGGCGGCAGCCGGGGTATCGGGCTGGCCATCGCGGTCGCCGCGGGCCGGGAGGGCGCCAACGTCGCGCTGCTCGCCAAGACGGACCAGCCCGACCCGCGGCTCCCCGGCACCGTGCACACGGCCGTCGCGGAGATCGAGGAGGCCGGCGGGAAGGCCGTCGCGATCGTCGGGGACGTGCGGGAGCCCGCGGACGTCGAGCGCGCCGCCACCACCGCGGCGCAGACGTTCGGCGGCATCGACATCGTGGTCAACAACGCCAGCGCCCTGAACACCTCCGGCACCGCCGAGCTGCCGATCAAGCGCTACGACCTGATGCAGCAGATCAACTCCCGCGGCACCTTCCTGCTCACCCAGACCGCCTTGCCGCACCTGCGGAAGTCCGACGCGGCGCGCATCCTCACGCTCTCGCCACCGCTGAGCCTGGACCCGAAGTGGCTGGGGAGGTTCCCGGCCTACATGCTCTCCAAGTACGGGATGTCGCTGCTCACGCTCGGCTTCGCGGAGGAGTTCCGGGCGGACGGGATCGCCGCGAACTGCCTCTGGCCGGAGACGACGATCGCCACCGCCGCGGTGATCAACCTGCTCGGCGGCGACGAGGCCGCCTCCCGCTCGCGGACGCCGGAGATCATGGCGGACGCCGCGGTGGCGGTGCTCAAGCGTGGGCCCGAGGTCACCGGACGGACCTTCCTGGACGTCGACGTGCTGGCCGAGGAGGGCGTGACCGACCTGTCCCGCTACGGCGGCGGGGACGAACCCGAGATGGACTTCTTCGTGGAGAGGGACCGATGACCGCCCCGACCACCGCACTGGACGGCCGCGTGCTGCGCTGCCGGATCGCCGCCGGCAAGGCCGGCACCCTCGACGGCGAGGCGATGACCGCCGTCGCCGAGACGCTGCGCGGGCTGGCGACGGCCGAGCAGGCCGCGGAGCAGGGCGTCGGCGCGATCCTGCTGGCCCACGACGGCGGCAGCTTCTGCACCGGCGGGGACGTGCGGGCCTTCGAGGGTGCGGAGGACCGCGGCGCGTACGTGAAGCAGCTCGCGGACACCTTCCACGAGTTCCTCGAGGCCTACGTGCGCTGCGCGGTGCCCAGCGTCGCCGGCGTCCAGGGCTGGGCCGCGGGCGCCGGGATGAGTGTCGTGCTGGCCACCGACATCGTCGTCGCGGGCCGTTCGACCAAGCTCCGTCCGGCGTACCCGGGCATCGGGTTCTCCCCGGACGGCGCGATGAGCTGGACGCTGCCCCGCATCGTCGGGTACGGGCGGGCGCGGCAGATCCTGCTGACGGACCAGGTGCTCGAGGCCGGCGCGCTGCTGGACACCGGCATCGCCGCGTCGGTGGTCGAGGACGCGGAGCTGGCGGCGGAGGCCGAGCGGACCGCGCACCGCCTCGCCCAGGGCCCGACCGCCGCCCTCGGCCGGATCAAGCGGCTCCTCGCGGACAGCTGGGCCGCGGACCTGCGGACCCAGCTGGACGCCGAGGCCGCCGCGATCTCGGCCAGCGCCGCCGGCGCGGAGGGCGCCGAGGGGCTCGCCGCGTTCGTGGGTAAGCGCATCCCGCGGTTCCACCAGTAGGACTCAGGAGGGCGCTGAACGACTCGGCCCTGCTGCGAGGCCACCACCCGGCCCCGCTCGCGACGGGCGGAGTCGTTCAGCACCCGCTCAGCGCTTCGCCGACGACGCGGGGATCGGCGTGAAGACCGCCTTCCGATAGACCTTCATGCCGTACCGGTTCACCGCGGTCCGGATGAGCCCGAAGATCGCGCCCTGCAGCGTCGCCGCGAGGAGTACCTCGCGGGTGCTGTACTTCGGGGACAGCGGCTCCGGGGTCTCGTCCTCGTTGGACAGGCGCTTCCAGATCAGGTCGAAGACCTGCCCCGCGATCAGGCCGCCCACCAGGCCGGACACCACGCCGACCGGCTTGTAGGCGAGCCTGAGCGCGCCCGGGAGGTCCTCGCCGGTCGCCTCCATCGTCTCCTGGCGGTGCTCCGGCTCCACCTTCGAGCCGGCCCGGTCCTTCAGCTCCGCGGCCTTCCGGTTGAGCGCGTTCGCGATGTCGCCGGCCTTGTCCGCAATCGTCATGCCCGCGCTTACCCGCTGGTCGGCCGGGTCACACGCCCCGTCGACGGGGTTCGACGTGGTCGGCGGCGGGAATTCCCGGGGCAGCACATCGGCAGGCACCCCGGCTGCCGGACGGAGGAGGGAGCCCCCGTGACGTCGCACCGTCCGGTCCCCGCCGGACACCCCCGCAGCGGCACGACCGGAGGCCCCGGCGGTGCCGGCCTCCGGCGCACCCCGCGCCTCGAGCTCCGCCACACGGCGAACCCGCGGGAGCTCGCCCGGATGCGCGCCCTCATCGAGGACTGGGCGGGCGAGGTCGGCCTCACCGCGGACGAGCTGGTGGACCTGCAGCTCGCGGTGGGGGAGGCGGCGGCCAACGGCGTCGAGCACGCCTACCGCGGCCGCCCGCCCGGGCCCGTCGAGATCGACCTGGAGCTGCGGGACCGGGGGAGCCCCGGCGCCGCCGTCGTCGTGCGGGTACTGGACCACGGGTTCTGGCGTCCGGCGCCGGTGGAGGCGGGCCCGCGCGGCCGCGGGCTCTCGTTGATCCGGACGCTGTCGGACGGGCTGGACGTGTCCCCGACGGGCGGCGGCACCGAGGTGTCGTTCGAGATCCCGGTCGCCGTACGGCGTAGGGCTGTCCCGGGGCAGGAGCGCCGGTTCGCGAACCGCTCGACCGGGTATGCGTCGGACATGGCCGGGCCCACCCACGACGACTGTCGTCCGCACCGCGTCCGGGCGTGGGTCTCCGCCGGCACCGTTCCCGTCCTGCTGGCCGCGGCCGTCCTGGTGTTCCTGGCCGGCTACCCGGCGTTCAGCGTCGTGCTGGCGGTCCTGGCCGTCTTCGGTGTCGCGGACTCCCTGTACATGGCCCGCCGCCGTGGTCGTTCGCCGGAGAGCTGAGCCGACAGAGCCGAGTCGGCAGCGCCGAGACGACCGGCCGGGGCCGACGGGCTCCGAAATGCGGAACGGCCCCGGAACCTGCGCAGGTTCCGGAGCCGTCGCGCGGGAGGAGGGTGGTCAGCGACCGGGGACCGAACCGCCGGTGACGAGGCGGCGGACGCCGCCCTGACCGGCGGGCCGGGCGGCGCGCAGCTGCGGCAGCATCACGGCGGAACGCTGGGTCGGGCGACGGAAGCCGCGCATCACGGGCCGCGCGGCCGACGGCGGGAACAGGTGGTCCATGCCGGCCGGCACCGGGCCGCCGATGCTGGAGCGCAGCAGCTCCTGGTAGGCGTCGTACTGGGCGACCGCGGCGACCACGTCCCCCTGGGCCAGGTGGGCCTCGATCAGGGCGCGCCGGGCGCTGTCGCGGCTGGGGGCCTGCGCGACGGCGAGCTCGGCGATCTCGACGGCGTCGGCGTGCAGGCCGGCCTCGCTGAGCTTGCCGACGAGCTGCTCGAGGGCGGAGAGCCGGAGCTGGCGGAAACGCTCGCGCTCGACGGCGATCCAGGGGGAGGTCCACGAGGGCAGGATGTCCTCGCTGAGCAGGTCCACGTGGGGGCGCTCGTCCAGGCGGCCGCCGCCGGCGAAGGCCCGGATGAGCAGCATGGAGTCGGAGAGGTCGACCTCGACGTCCTCGTTCAGCGAGAGCGCGGCGGACTCGTCCTCGGCGCCCTCGAGCAGGCCGGGTACGTCCACGGCGGCGAGGGCCTCGGTGAGCAGCCGGGCCGCGGAGGCGGCGGGCACCCCGGGCCACAGGTCCGCGGCGAGACCCGCGCGCGACTGGGGCCGCGGGTGCACGGCGAGGTAGGCGACGACGCGACGCGCATCCACACCGAGCGGCACGGTGGCGCCGTCCGAGTGGAGGGTGAACGAACCGAGCACCGTGATGCGGTGACAGGATCGGGTCGCGAAGGATCGACGGTGACCGTCTGACAACATGGGTATCCCCGTAAATGATGGCACGTGGTGGATCATGTGGTGGCCGCTCGGCACGCCCCTGACGCCCTGGGCCGTCGAACAGTGTTCTCCGACCCGCCGGAATTGCCAAGAGGCTGTTTCGTCACAGTTACACGCCGCGGTCACGACCACTACGCCGCAGGTACGGCCATCCGAGTGACGGTGCGTAGCGATCATATCTCAGGGGCGCGCGTGCATCCGCACGTGGGTGCCCGAGGCGTCCCGCCAGACGTGCAGCAGATCGCACAGCTGCCGCGCGATCCACACCCCGCGGCCCCGCGGGTCCTTGGGGTGCGGCGCCTTGAGGCCGGGCAGCCGCTCACGCAGCGTGCCTCCGTCGTGCACCTCGCAGACCAGCTCCGTCGGCGAGGCCCACAGACACAGCTCCGCGTCCGCCGTCCCGTGCTCGACGGCGTTGGTGGCCACCTCGTTGACCGCGAGCACCAGGTCCTCGCCCCGGGCCCGCTCGAACCCGACCAGCCCGACCGCCGTCTCGACGGCGCCCCGCACGTCGTGCAGCTGCCAGGAGTTGTACGTCAACCGCAGGTCGGGCGGTCCCAGCACGACCGGCGACTGCGCCGGACGGCTCCGCAGGACCTCCACCGGACACCGGTGCGCGGGGTTCTCGCGGGCTACCCCCGGCGAGGAGCAGCGCGTGGTTGGCCCGGGCGCCCTCCAGCACCTCCAGGTGCAGCGGGTACGACGGGTAGAAGCAGACCATCGTGACGTCCAGGTCCGCGACCGCCACGTTCAGCGCCGCGTCCAGCTCGGTCCAGTAGCCGCCGTCGGCGCCGTCGAGCCGCTCGTCGTGCACGGCGACGACGGTGACCGCCGGCCCGTCCCGGCACAGCATCCGCAGCTCGCGGCCGCGCAGGGCGGCGGTGGTCTGACCGGACCCCTCCGCGGCACCCGACACCGAGCTCACCGGAGGGACCGCGGGCGCGAGCGAGACGAGCTCGGCGCTCCCGAGGTCGCCCCGGATCGCCTGCTCGACGAGGCCCGGCGCGGCCAGCGCCACCCGCTCCCCGCGGTCGAGCGCCTCGCGGACCAGCGGCACGGCCTGGGCGAGGAGGTCGTCCGTGGTGTCGTAAAAGGCGACGGCGTGCCGCAGGGCGAGGCCCGCGGGGGTGCGGGGGGTGACCTTCACTCGGGGTCCGCCTCCTCGGCCGCTCCTGGCTCCGGGAGCTCCTCGATGGACAGCTGCCGCGCGAACGCCGCGCCGCAGCGGTCGAACACGCGCTGCACCCGGGGCCGCACCCCGGTCAGGACGAGCCGGTGGGTGTCCGGGAAGCCCTCGGCCGCCTGCACCACGCTCACCGCCGCCGTCACGTCCAGGAACCGCAGGGACGCGAGGTTGAGGACGATGTCGTTCGGGGCGTTCGGCGCGCGCAGGACCTTGTCCAGGTCCCCGAGCAGCAGCGTCGTGATCATCGGGCGGTTGCTGTGGTCGATCTCGCCGGCCAGCCGGGCCCGGCCCAGCCCGGTCCGGGTGATCCGCAGCAGACCGTCGTCGTACGCGGCCGGCGCGGCGACCTCCGCACGATGCACGGCGCGCATCTCCTCGATCTGATCGTCGGTGTACCGGGTGCGGTCGTAGAGGCACAGGGCGCGGGCCGAGTCCCGCTTGCGCACCACCTCGTCCAGTACGGCGTCGTAGCTGCTCAACGGGATGCCGGCGGGGCGGGCCGCGCCGTAGCTCAGCTGGCCCGTCATCCGGAACCCCGCCCAGCCGTCCCGCTCGGAGAGGTCGATGTAGCTGTTCAGCAGCTCCTGGACGGCCGGCGGCGGGGCGTGGAAGGCGCCGCGGGTGACGTCCGAGGAGACGATCTCGAGCTGGCCGCGGCGCAG is a window of Pseudonocardia sp. T1-2H DNA encoding:
- a CDS encoding ABC transporter ATP-binding protein, which produces MSVDLSWRGVGDEPDEVTYAAGLTLARGARTLFWSLLRPHRAPAALAMALLVVENAVMLTGPLLVALAIDTGVPAALDGRPGPLAWAIAGYAGCGVAGAGLRAVFLRLSGRVGQDLLLDLRNRVFRHAQRLSLDFHESYTSGRLISRLTSDVDSIDDLLAQGLDKLLGALLSLVGITVLLLVIDPVLACVVLAGFVPMVLLTRWFQRSSRAGYRRTRTWVARVIVHFVESMNGIRAVQAYRREARNSSIMDGLNAQYRDANAQALLTVAWFVAAVRAVGNVTLALVLLIGAFRVSGGALELGALTAFLLYLRRFYDPLDDLAQFLNAYQSAAAALEKLASLLETPVGVPEPEDPTALPSPVRGELVFDGVGFAYARAADRTVLPEFTLRVPPGQTVALVGATGAGKSTLAKLAARFYDPTLGTIRLDGVDLRDLADTDLRRALVMITQESFLFSGSVADNVAMGRPAATRAEIEAAVDAVGAGPFVEQLPEGLDTDVRKRGGRLSAGQRQLVSLARIVLADPAVVLLDEATSSLDIPSERAVQDALETVLAGRTALIIAHRLSTVRIADRVLVMAEGRVVQDGSPAELLASAGEYADLHEAWRASLR
- a CDS encoding ABC transporter ATP-binding protein, with product MTSSLPAAARSTSLAELRRLASPVRPHRRALLGSGVAALASSLAALAIPLVTRRIVDGPIARGELGSLPWLVLGVLAFGLLEALLLLWRRRLVVRPTTLIEATMRADLYAHLQDLPVAFHDRWPSGQLLSRAVQDLSTLRRFLAFSGIFLVVNAVTAVVGVGVLTVLSPLLGTAIAVIAIPLVLLTRYFERHYSLAARSAQDQAGDLATVVEESALGIRVLKSLGRGREMAKRFTADARGLRGTELRKVRLQAALWCVLILLPEAAIALILGLGALGVAQGSLTLGTLVAAVTVMMYLYWPIASLGWLLTEAGDAAAATRRYYEVMDVEPAITDPAEPVPPAHPVRGEIEFRDVRYRHEGAERDVLRGLSLVVRPGETMALVGATGSGKTVLTSLVGRLEDVTGGAVLLDGVDVRRLRLADLRSLVATAFEDPVLISASVRENVALGTPGASPEDVWEALRVAGADGFVAALPWGLDTRIGEQGLSLSGGQRQRLALARAVIGRPPVLVLDDPLSALDVHTEAQVEAALRRLLGGVTALVVAHRPSTVQLADRVALLSGGRIAAVGTHRELLAGNAEYRDLLSNPEEEVARR
- the fgd gene encoding glucose-6-phosphate dehydrogenase (coenzyme-F420) produces the protein MTLKIGYKASAEQFGPRDLVEYAVRAEEVGLDSVWVSDHFLPWRHNGGHAPSALTWMAAVGERTSRVQIGTSVTTPTFRYNPAVMAQTFATMALLYDNRIILGAGTGEALNEIAVSGMEWPDFKERFARLREAVTLMRTLWTETNVDFDGEYYKLVNASIYDRPDTPVPVYIAAGGPVVARYAGRSAEGFICTSGKGMELYTEKLLPAVAEGAAKAERDPAEIDKMIEVKFSYDRDPEAALENTRFWAPLSLTAEQKHTVDSAEEMERLADELPIEQVAKRWIVASDPDEAVAQIKPYLDAGLNHLVFHGPGHDQERFLAQFTSDVMPRLRALDS
- a CDS encoding SDR family oxidoreductase, producing the protein MTASLRGRTILMSGGSRGIGLAIAVAAGREGANVALLAKTDQPDPRLPGTVHTAVAEIEEAGGKAVAIVGDVREPADVERAATTAAQTFGGIDIVVNNASALNTSGTAELPIKRYDLMQQINSRGTFLLTQTALPHLRKSDAARILTLSPPLSLDPKWLGRFPAYMLSKYGMSLLTLGFAEEFRADGIAANCLWPETTIATAAVINLLGGDEAASRSRTPEIMADAAVAVLKRGPEVTGRTFLDVDVLAEEGVTDLSRYGGGDEPEMDFFVERDR
- a CDS encoding enoyl-CoA hydratase/isomerase family protein, whose amino-acid sequence is MTAPTTALDGRVLRCRIAAGKAGTLDGEAMTAVAETLRGLATAEQAAEQGVGAILLAHDGGSFCTGGDVRAFEGAEDRGAYVKQLADTFHEFLEAYVRCAVPSVAGVQGWAAGAGMSVVLATDIVVAGRSTKLRPAYPGIGFSPDGAMSWTLPRIVGYGRARQILLTDQVLEAGALLDTGIAASVVEDAELAAEAERTAHRLAQGPTAALGRIKRLLADSWAADLRTQLDAEAAAISASAAGAEGAEGLAAFVGKRIPRFHQ
- a CDS encoding DUF4235 domain-containing protein — its product is MTIADKAGDIANALNRKAAELKDRAGSKVEPEHRQETMEATGEDLPGALRLAYKPVGVVSGLVGGLIAGQVFDLIWKRLSNEDETPEPLSPKYSTREVLLAATLQGAIFGLIRTAVNRYGMKVYRKAVFTPIPASSAKR
- a CDS encoding ATP-binding protein, translated to MTSHRPVPAGHPRSGTTGGPGGAGLRRTPRLELRHTANPRELARMRALIEDWAGEVGLTADELVDLQLAVGEAAANGVEHAYRGRPPGPVEIDLELRDRGSPGAAVVVRVLDHGFWRPAPVEAGPRGRGLSLIRTLSDGLDVSPTGGGTEVSFEIPVAVRRRAVPGQERRFANRSTGYASDMAGPTHDDCRPHRVRAWVSAGTVPVLLAAAVLVFLAGYPAFSVVLAVLAVFGVADSLYMARRRGRSPES
- a CDS encoding AfsR/SARP family transcriptional regulator, coding for MLGSFTLHSDGATVPLGVDARRVVAYLAVHPRPQSRAGLAADLWPGVPAASAARLLTEALAAVDVPGLLEGAEDESAALSLNEDVEVDLSDSMLLIRAFAGGGRLDERPHVDLLSEDILPSWTSPWIAVERERFRQLRLSALEQLVGKLSEAGLHADAVEIAELAVAQAPSRDSARRALIEAHLAQGDVVAAVAQYDAYQELLRSSIGGPVPAGMDHLFPPSAARPVMRGFRRPTQRSAVMLPQLRAARPAGQGGVRRLVTGGSVPGR
- a CDS encoding ATP-binding protein; translated protein: MEVLRSRPAQSPVVLGPPDLRLTYNSWQLHDVRGAVETAVGLVGFERARGEDLVLAVNEVATNAVEHGTADAELCLWASPTELVCEVHDGGTLRERLPGLKAPHPKDPRGRGVWIARQLCDLLHVWRDASGTHVRMHARP
- a CDS encoding MEDS domain-containing protein, with translation MGATDELTSADHACAVPVSDEELWELTAAFLAAGLARGEKVYYFDDGTSDAVLERLLDDRVAVADPLRRGQLEIVSSDVTRGAFHAPPPAVQELLNSYIDLSERDGWAGFRMTGQLSYGAARPAGIPLSSYDAVLDEVVRKRDSARALCLYDRTRYTDDQIEEMRAVHRAEVAAPAAYDDGLLRITRTGLGRARLAGEIDHSNRPMITTLLLGDLDKVLRAPNAPNDIVLNLASLRFLDVTAAVSVVQAAEGFPDTHRLVLTGVRPRVQRVFDRCGAAFARQLSIEELPEPGAAEEADPE